The Dehalococcoidia bacterium genome includes a region encoding these proteins:
- a CDS encoding ABC transporter permease, with translation MATNTIAQAQAIDQPAFKRVRVRTFWDRLRRGIFTHAPATISLFIIVFFTLVAIFAPLIAPHDPIKVDIIKRLQPPVWQGGIPGYILGTDQMGRDILSRLIYGTRVSLQVGFFATIISVILGATLGIISGYYGGRLDDIIMRINDAQRAFPFLVLAIAIIAAVGQGLDKLIIVLGVFGWANYGRFVRGEVLSLREKEFVEAARTIGASNMRIMFRHMLPNVASTLLVLSSFSVAALIIAESSLSFLGLGVPLPTPSWGNMLSDGREYMETAWWLAIFPGVTIGIIVLAVNVLGDRLRDIFDARTTL, from the coding sequence ATGGCGACTAACACGATAGCGCAGGCTCAGGCGATTGATCAGCCGGCATTCAAGCGCGTGCGCGTCCGTACCTTCTGGGATCGCTTGCGCCGCGGGATCTTCACCCACGCGCCGGCGACGATCAGTCTGTTTATTATCGTCTTCTTCACGCTGGTCGCGATTTTCGCCCCGTTGATCGCGCCGCACGACCCAATCAAGGTCGACATCATCAAACGACTCCAGCCGCCGGTCTGGCAAGGAGGCATCCCCGGCTATATTCTCGGGACCGACCAGATGGGACGCGACATTCTCTCCCGCCTGATTTACGGTACGCGGGTCTCGCTCCAAGTGGGGTTCTTCGCGACGATCATCTCGGTCATCCTCGGGGCAACGCTGGGCATCATCTCCGGCTACTACGGCGGCCGCCTCGATGACATCATCATGCGGATTAATGACGCCCAGCGCGCCTTCCCGTTCTTGGTCCTCGCGATTGCGATCATCGCCGCGGTCGGCCAAGGGCTCGACAAGCTGATCATCGTCCTCGGCGTCTTCGGCTGGGCGAACTACGGCCGCTTCGTGCGGGGCGAAGTGCTCAGCTTGCGCGAGAAGGAATTCGTCGAGGCAGCGCGGACGATCGGCGCGTCGAACATGCGCATCATGTTCCGCCACATGCTTCCCAACGTCGCCTCGACGCTGCTCGTTCTCTCGAGCTTCTCGGTCGCCGCGCTCATCATCGCCGAAAGCTCGCTCTCCTTCCTCGGCCTTGGCGTCCCGCTGCCGACGCCGTCGTGGGGCAATATGCTGTCTGACGGCCGCGAGTACATGGAGACCGCATGGTGGCTCGCGATCTTCCCGGGCGTCACCATCGGCATCATCGTGCTCGCCGTCAACGTCCTCGGCGACCGCCTGCGCGACATCTTCGACGCCCGAACGACGCTCTAA
- a CDS encoding ABC transporter permease, whose product MAKLIVNRLIQLVFVIIVVSTLLFVLMRASGDPVSVLYGDIDNETRLKLRRELGFDDPLIVQYARFWRDLLIPKVDARGNWRWFDFGDSLRARRPAMQVVLDNLGNTVQLAVVSLALAVVVGIPLGIFSALTRGLPSVFFMLMALILQSTPSFFLGIILVLIFAVQLRILPPFGYGTPAHFILPAICLAGFPMARLARLMRSALLDVMSMDYIRTARAKGLSNSMVVIRHALRNAMIPIVTAIGLDIAFLLSGSVIIENLFAWPGIGRQLVTSTFTRDYNVVQAIVFIVAIWIVLAFLLVDIAYKWIDPRIKYD is encoded by the coding sequence ATGGCGAAGCTGATCGTTAACCGCCTGATCCAGTTGGTCTTCGTCATTATTGTGGTGTCGACGCTCCTCTTCGTCCTGATGCGCGCCTCGGGCGACCCGGTGTCGGTGCTCTACGGGGACATCGATAACGAGACCCGCCTGAAACTGCGCCGCGAGCTTGGCTTCGACGACCCGCTCATCGTTCAGTATGCGCGGTTCTGGCGCGATTTGCTGATCCCGAAGGTTGATGCTCGCGGAAACTGGCGCTGGTTCGACTTTGGGGATTCGCTGCGCGCGCGCCGGCCGGCGATGCAAGTTGTCCTCGACAATCTCGGGAACACTGTTCAGCTCGCCGTTGTCTCCCTCGCTTTGGCAGTGGTGGTCGGCATCCCGCTCGGCATCTTCTCGGCGCTGACGCGCGGCCTGCCGTCGGTCTTCTTCATGCTGATGGCGTTGATCTTACAGTCGACGCCGTCCTTCTTCCTCGGCATCATTCTCGTGCTGATCTTCGCGGTGCAGTTACGCATCTTACCTCCCTTCGGCTACGGAACGCCGGCCCACTTTATCCTGCCCGCCATCTGCCTTGCCGGCTTCCCGATGGCGCGCTTGGCGCGGCTGATGCGCTCAGCGCTGCTTGACGTGATGAGCATGGACTATATCCGCACCGCGCGCGCCAAGGGACTGTCGAACAGCATGGTTGTCATCCGCCACGCGCTGCGGAATGCGATGATCCCGATCGTGACTGCGATCGGCCTTGACATCGCGTTTCTGCTCAGCGGCTCCGTTATCATCGAGAACCTGTTCGCGTGGCCGGGGATCGGTCGCCAGCTTGTCACCTCAACGTTCACGCGCGACTACAACGTGGTCCAGGCGATAGTGTTTATCGTCGCGATCTGGATCGTTCTCGCCTTCCTCTTGGTCGATATCGCGTACAAGTGGATCGACCCGCGCATCAAATACGACTAG
- a CDS encoding (2Fe-2S) ferredoxin domain-containing protein, whose protein sequence is MSGSTRYHIRVCGGPRCAERGSERLRVALYQALAARGLSEKATVSRLAGVCHGKCRLGPNVFVSPGETWYCGVTADDIPAIIDEHVGAGRPVQRLVGQEPSFLRLDETVPW, encoded by the coding sequence ATGAGCGGTTCTACTCGCTATCACATTCGGGTGTGCGGCGGCCCGCGCTGCGCTGAGCGCGGGAGCGAACGCCTGCGCGTTGCTCTCTATCAAGCGCTTGCCGCGCGCGGTCTCAGCGAGAAGGCAACTGTCTCTCGCCTTGCAGGGGTCTGCCATGGGAAATGCCGCCTCGGCCCGAATGTGTTCGTCTCTCCGGGCGAGACGTGGTACTGCGGCGTGACCGCGGACGACATTCCTGCCATCATCGATGAGCACGTTGGCGCCGGCCGGCCAGTCCAGCGGCTGGTTGGGCAGGAGCCGTCCTTCCTCCGCCTCGACGAGACGGTGCCCTGGTAA
- a CDS encoding response regulator transcription factor: MARILVVDDEPSLVDTIRYNLKREGHEVSVAYDGVEALEVARRWRPDLIVLDVMLPKLDGFEVCRTLRSETTSPILMLTAKASEIDKVVGLEIGADDYLAKPFSFRELIARVRASLRRVQMLRAEPRPPEPVEEQLTAGDLVVDLARHEVTRAGRPIALKPKEFDLLAYLMRNRGRVLTRDILLQNLWGYEYDGGTRTVDVHIRGLREKIENDPSHPDLIQTVRGVGYRFKD, encoded by the coding sequence GTGGCGCGTATTCTCGTAGTCGATGACGAACCCTCGTTGGTCGACACTATTCGGTACAACTTGAAACGGGAAGGGCATGAAGTGAGCGTCGCCTACGACGGCGTCGAAGCGTTGGAGGTCGCGCGTCGCTGGCGGCCCGACCTGATCGTCCTTGATGTCATGCTGCCCAAGCTGGATGGCTTCGAAGTTTGTCGGACCCTGCGGAGTGAAACCACATCCCCCATCCTAATGCTCACGGCCAAGGCGAGCGAAATCGACAAGGTGGTTGGGCTGGAGATCGGCGCCGACGACTATCTCGCCAAGCCGTTCAGTTTTCGCGAACTGATCGCGCGGGTCCGCGCGTCGCTGCGGCGAGTGCAGATGCTGCGCGCGGAGCCGCGTCCTCCAGAGCCGGTTGAGGAGCAGCTGACTGCAGGCGACCTCGTCGTCGATCTCGCTCGTCACGAAGTGACCCGCGCCGGGCGGCCGATAGCCCTCAAGCCGAAAGAGTTCGACTTGCTCGCGTACTTGATGCGCAATCGCGGCCGCGTTCTCACGCGCGACATTCTGCTTCAGAACCTCTGGGGCTACGAGTATGACGGCGGCACTCGGACCGTCGATGTCCACATCCGCGGGCTGCGCGAGAAGATCGAGAACGACCCGAGCCATCCCGACCTGATCCAAACCGTGCGCGGCGTGGGGTACCGCTTCAAAGACTGA
- a CDS encoding ATP-binding protein, whose product MGLRARIVLATSVIAGLVGLSLTVAGVEGSAAALAGGALAALLALFPLRWVLAPLDRVRAELAQLTGEPVAAGDRGLAGLRRAIRALAESRHALLDEAAARQRRWEAVVECLPVGVVIIDRQGVVELVNRAASEILGTLGRGESLVQTVRQHELVALVRAALRGEQPEPRVVELTAPKRFIHAIAQPAQQDHAPVVLLLQDVTALRRAETVRRDFIANVSHELRTPVASLMALTETLLNGALEDPSVARSFLKRIEVEVDRLNQMVEELFELTRLESGELEMRLEPVPPESLCRAVADRLAGQAERAGLTLQVEVPAGVPAVAADPARVEQVLVNLVHNAIKFTPPGGTVTIGVDPTVIESTPTTPPFVRFWVRDTGIGIPPEELGRIFERFYKVNRSRSNSGAGLGLAIAKHTVQAHGGRIWATSEVNAGSEFSFTLPVAAGAVGASAESRAG is encoded by the coding sequence ATGGGGCTGCGAGCGCGGATCGTCCTCGCGACCAGTGTCATCGCTGGTCTCGTCGGGCTGTCGCTCACGGTCGCCGGGGTCGAAGGGAGCGCTGCCGCGCTTGCGGGAGGAGCGCTGGCGGCGCTGCTTGCGCTCTTCCCGCTGCGGTGGGTGCTTGCCCCCCTCGACCGCGTGCGGGCAGAGCTGGCCCAATTAACCGGCGAACCGGTAGCGGCGGGCGACCGCGGCTTGGCAGGGCTGCGCCGGGCGATCCGTGCGCTCGCCGAGTCGCGGCATGCGCTTCTGGATGAAGCGGCCGCGCGCCAGCGACGGTGGGAGGCCGTCGTCGAATGCTTGCCGGTCGGGGTCGTCATTATCGATCGGCAGGGTGTGGTCGAACTGGTCAATCGTGCCGCCAGCGAGATCCTCGGCACGCTCGGCCGCGGGGAGAGTCTTGTTCAGACGGTCCGTCAGCACGAACTGGTCGCGCTGGTGCGCGCGGCGCTGCGCGGCGAGCAGCCAGAGCCGCGAGTGGTGGAGCTGACGGCGCCCAAGCGCTTCATCCACGCAATCGCGCAGCCTGCTCAGCAGGACCATGCACCCGTTGTCCTGCTGCTCCAAGATGTCACGGCGCTGCGGCGGGCAGAGACGGTGCGGCGGGACTTTATCGCCAATGTCTCCCACGAACTGCGGACACCGGTAGCCTCCCTGATGGCGCTGACCGAGACCCTCCTGAACGGCGCGCTCGAGGACCCGTCTGTCGCGCGCTCCTTCCTCAAGCGCATCGAGGTCGAAGTCGACCGGCTGAACCAGATGGTGGAAGAGCTGTTCGAACTGACACGGCTCGAGTCCGGCGAATTGGAGATGCGGCTGGAGCCCGTTCCGCCGGAGTCGCTCTGCCGCGCGGTCGCAGACCGGCTGGCAGGACAAGCGGAGCGCGCCGGCTTGACCCTCCAGGTCGAGGTGCCGGCGGGGGTGCCCGCCGTCGCGGCCGACCCGGCGCGGGTGGAGCAGGTGCTCGTCAATCTGGTGCACAACGCCATCAAGTTCACGCCGCCCGGCGGCACTGTGACGATCGGTGTCGACCCGACCGTCATTGAGTCGACCCCCACCACGCCGCCGTTCGTCCGCTTTTGGGTTCGGGACACCGGTATCGGCATTCCGCCCGAGGAGCTTGGCCGCATTTTCGAGCGGTTTTACAAGGTGAACCGCTCCCGCTCGAACAGCGGGGCAGGATTGGGGCTGGCGATCGCTAAGCACACCGTCCAAGCGCACGGCGGACGGATTTGGGCGACGAGCGAAGTGAACGCCGGCTCGGAGTTCTCGTTTACTTTGCCGGTTGCTGCGGGCGCGGTCGGTGCTTCCGCGGAGAGCCGTGCTGGCTGA
- a CDS encoding glycoside hydrolase family 5 protein: MLAEPVHPPLRAVGAALLDGTGQPLRLRGVNWYGAESPDFVVGGLHCQPLARIVQRIVELGANCVRLPFSIQLVLDNPPVCGAVVAANPEFAGQPALAVFDGTIAALTAAGLAVILDNHTSAADWCCAEGDTNAVWHTLRYPEPVWIECWRRLARRYRDNPRVIAVDLRNEPRSPARWVSRDPRRSWRDAAERAGAAVLAENPRVLVVVEGSDFASDLRGARSTPVRLPWGERLVYSVHDYPWFHGRSPSARAMRERWDRRWGALADTPVIVGEFGIDTAAWNGKGAGLAERWLRTFIEYLDERGISWIYWPLNGTMSSAAPHHGRQFGAREPFGLLDARWEAPANEALVEWLFGRTPSRC, from the coding sequence GTGCTGGCTGAGCCGGTTCACCCGCCGCTCCGGGCGGTGGGCGCAGCGCTGCTTGACGGCACAGGACAGCCTCTTCGCTTGCGGGGGGTGAACTGGTACGGCGCGGAAAGCCCGGATTTCGTCGTCGGCGGGCTTCATTGTCAGCCACTCGCGCGCATCGTTCAGCGCATTGTCGAACTAGGAGCGAACTGCGTGCGGCTTCCCTTCTCCATCCAGCTGGTGCTGGATAATCCGCCAGTTTGCGGGGCGGTCGTCGCCGCCAATCCGGAGTTCGCGGGGCAGCCCGCGCTTGCTGTGTTCGACGGCACCATCGCCGCGCTGACCGCAGCCGGGCTCGCCGTCATTCTCGATAACCACACCAGCGCTGCCGACTGGTGCTGCGCTGAGGGCGACACGAACGCGGTCTGGCACACGCTGCGCTATCCAGAGCCGGTCTGGATCGAGTGTTGGCGCCGGCTTGCGCGCCGCTACCGCGACAATCCGCGTGTCATTGCTGTCGATTTGCGGAACGAACCGCGTTCTCCGGCGCGGTGGGTCAGCCGCGACCCGAGGCGAAGTTGGCGCGATGCCGCCGAGCGCGCTGGCGCAGCAGTGCTTGCGGAAAATCCGCGCGTGCTCGTCGTGGTCGAGGGGAGTGACTTTGCCAGCGACCTGCGGGGCGCGCGCTCGACGCCGGTCCGTCTTCCTTGGGGAGAGCGTCTCGTCTACTCCGTGCATGACTATCCGTGGTTTCACGGGCGGTCACCGTCTGCGCGGGCAATGCGCGAGCGGTGGGATCGTCGCTGGGGCGCTCTTGCCGACACGCCGGTCATTGTCGGTGAGTTCGGGATTGACACGGCCGCGTGGAATGGGAAAGGCGCCGGTCTCGCCGAACGCTGGCTGCGCACGTTTATCGAGTATCTCGACGAGCGCGGCATCAGCTGGATCTACTGGCCGCTGAACGGCACGATGTCCAGCGCCGCGCCGCATCATGGCCGGCAGTTCGGAGCGCGAGAGCCATTCGGGCTGCTGGATGCCCGCTGGGAGGCCCCTGCCAACGAAGCTCTTGTCGAGTGGCTTTTTGGCAGAACGCCCTCGCGCTGCTGA
- the rpsI gene encoding 30S ribosomal protein S9, which produces MTTPRTSVAGGVGKRKTAVAQVRLFPGNGQVIVNGHQLEEYFPRLTDQVTVLTPFRVAGVTTLSAMVKVRGGGTSGQAGAIRHAIARALVEYNEEFRGVMRRNGLLTRDARIKERKKYGLKRARKAPQYTKR; this is translated from the coding sequence ATGACTACCCCACGAACCAGCGTTGCCGGCGGCGTTGGCAAGCGGAAGACGGCGGTCGCCCAAGTCCGCCTTTTTCCCGGCAATGGGCAGGTGATTGTCAACGGCCATCAGCTCGAGGAGTACTTTCCCCGCCTCACCGACCAAGTTACGGTCCTCACCCCCTTCCGCGTCGCCGGGGTCACTACCCTGAGCGCGATGGTGAAAGTGCGGGGCGGCGGCACCTCCGGCCAGGCCGGCGCTATCCGCCATGCCATCGCGCGCGCCCTCGTCGAGTACAACGAAGAGTTCCGCGGCGTTATGCGTCGCAATGGACTGCTCACCCGCGACGCGCGCATCAAGGAGCGGAAGAAGTATGGGCTGAAGCGGGCCCGTAAGGCGCCGCAGTACACCAAGCGCTGA
- the rplM gene encoding 50S ribosomal protein L13, giving the protein MAGFRTFSATPRDIQRDWHVIDATGQTLGRLATQIATLLRGKHKPIYTPHLDTGDYVIVINAEKFRVTGNRLTEKIYYRHSQYPGGLKAVPMQRMLETHPTRIIEHAVRGMLPKTKLGRAQFKKLRVYAGPTHPHERHLAGLKKQREQQATAAPPVKEA; this is encoded by the coding sequence ATGGCGGGTTTTCGCACCTTCAGCGCAACCCCGCGCGATATTCAGCGCGACTGGCACGTGATCGACGCTACCGGGCAGACCCTCGGTCGCCTCGCCACCCAGATCGCGACGCTGTTGCGGGGTAAGCACAAGCCGATTTATACGCCGCACCTCGATACTGGCGATTATGTCATCGTCATCAACGCCGAGAAGTTCCGGGTGACGGGCAACCGCCTGACCGAGAAGATCTACTATCGCCACTCCCAATATCCCGGAGGCTTGAAGGCAGTGCCGATGCAGCGGATGCTGGAAACTCATCCGACCCGGATCATTGAGCATGCCGTCCGGGGCATGCTGCCCAAGACGAAGCTGGGCCGCGCGCAGTTCAAGAAACTGCGGGTGTATGCCGGGCCGACGCATCCGCACGAACGGCATCTCGCCGGCCTGAAGAAGCAGCGAGAGCAGCAGGCGACCGCGGCACCCCCGGTGAAGGAGGCCTAA
- the truA gene encoding tRNA pseudouridine(38-40) synthase TruA, whose protein sequence is MRLAYDGSDFAGFQRQPSQPSVQEAIETALWRFTGERITIRYAGRTDAGVHAEGQVIAFETRRALDERSVLAGLNAHLPPSIVAWEAKAVEPGYDPRRRALSRVYRYQIEHRPWPTPFLRRYSWHVRAPLDVAAMDRAAQALVGEHDFAAFAHRSGVAVGSTVRRVARVAVRRMEDRVIVEIEADAYLPHMVRNIVGTLVWIGRGRLGENAIARILASRDRRFAGPAAPGRGLFLVRVRYPDDPPAMEEKE, encoded by the coding sequence CTGCGTCTCGCCTACGACGGGAGCGATTTTGCCGGCTTCCAGCGCCAGCCCTCCCAGCCGAGCGTACAGGAGGCAATCGAGACCGCGCTCTGGCGCTTCACTGGCGAGCGGATCACGATCCGCTACGCCGGACGGACCGATGCTGGAGTGCACGCCGAGGGGCAGGTGATCGCCTTCGAGACCCGGCGCGCGCTCGACGAACGCTCGGTGCTGGCAGGGCTGAACGCGCATCTGCCCCCCTCCATCGTGGCGTGGGAGGCGAAAGCGGTTGAGCCGGGATATGACCCGCGGCGACGGGCGCTCAGCCGGGTCTACCGCTACCAAATTGAACATCGGCCCTGGCCGACCCCCTTCCTGCGGCGCTACAGTTGGCACGTTCGAGCGCCGCTGGATGTTGCCGCGATGGACCGCGCCGCGCAGGCGCTCGTCGGCGAGCATGACTTCGCTGCCTTCGCGCATCGGAGCGGCGTAGCAGTCGGCTCAACTGTGCGGCGCGTCGCACGGGTCGCCGTGCGGCGCATGGAGGACCGCGTGATCGTGGAGATCGAAGCGGATGCGTATCTCCCGCACATGGTCCGCAATATCGTCGGCACGCTGGTCTGGATCGGCCGCGGCCGGCTCGGGGAAAACGCGATCGCGCGGATCCTCGCCAGCCGTGACCGCCGCTTCGCCGGGCCGGCAGCGCCAGGACGGGGACTGTTTCTCGTCCGGGTACGCTATCCGGACGATCCTCCCGCAATGGAGGAGAAGGAGTAA
- the rplQ gene encoding 50S ribosomal protein L17, with translation MRGRQFSRDTGHRKAMFRNLVTDVLRYEAITTTEAKAKEIRPMVEKIISYGKEGTVYARRKAARVLYDPLVVRKVFDEIAPRFADRQGGYVRITKLGIRKGDGAPLARIEVLR, from the coding sequence GTGCGAGGCCGCCAATTCAGCCGGGACACCGGTCATCGCAAGGCGATGTTTCGGAACCTCGTGACCGATGTCCTGCGCTATGAAGCCATTACGACCACTGAGGCGAAAGCAAAAGAGATTCGCCCGATGGTCGAGAAAATCATTAGCTACGGGAAGGAAGGCACGGTCTACGCTCGTCGCAAAGCGGCGCGCGTGCTCTATGACCCGCTTGTCGTGCGGAAGGTGTTCGACGAGATCGCACCGCGCTTTGCCGACCGCCAAGGAGGGTATGTCCGGATCACGAAGCTCGGGATCCGCAAAGGCGATGGGGCGCCCCTAGCGCGGATCGAGGTGCTCCGCTAG
- a CDS encoding DNA-directed RNA polymerase subunit alpha — MIDRLRGAAETAPEPPAPKIEPLDVFSTYGRFLVEPLESGFGITLGNALRRVLLSALPGAAVTRVKIDQVQHEFQPIPHVREDTVGLLLNIKKIRLRAYSDRPGRLILDRQGPGVVTAADIEVQGDFEIVNPDLYLATIDSPEGRLSIEFQVEHGKGYVPATSRESGPIGVIPVDAIFTPIRKVNFAVEPMRIGVTNYDRLVLELWTDGTIQPLDAISRAAAILIDHFRLFTDLKKPIPRQIERARSGANVLPPQLYDTPIDELDLSVRTYNALKRAQITKIGQVVEMSDDDLMAVRNFGRKSLDELRQKLAQRGFIPLGSASTAKAAESASADEEEEEEIEYLREADGTLILDEKGNPIPKEEGAL, encoded by the coding sequence ATGATCGATCGTCTTCGTGGCGCTGCTGAGACGGCGCCGGAGCCACCGGCGCCAAAGATCGAACCGCTCGACGTCTTTTCGACCTACGGGCGCTTTCTCGTCGAGCCGCTCGAGTCTGGCTTCGGAATCACGCTCGGCAACGCTCTGCGTCGCGTTCTCCTCAGCGCGCTGCCCGGCGCCGCAGTAACCCGCGTCAAAATCGACCAAGTGCAGCACGAGTTCCAGCCGATCCCGCACGTGCGGGAAGATACGGTCGGGCTCCTGCTCAACATCAAGAAGATCCGGCTGCGCGCCTATTCCGACCGGCCCGGCCGCCTTATTCTCGACCGCCAAGGCCCCGGCGTGGTCACCGCGGCCGATATCGAAGTGCAAGGGGATTTTGAGATCGTCAACCCCGACCTCTACCTCGCCACGATCGACTCCCCCGAAGGCCGGCTGTCGATCGAGTTTCAGGTCGAGCATGGGAAGGGCTACGTGCCGGCAACCTCGCGCGAGAGCGGTCCCATCGGCGTCATCCCCGTTGACGCCATCTTCACCCCGATCCGCAAGGTGAACTTCGCCGTTGAGCCGATGCGGATTGGCGTGACCAACTACGACCGCCTCGTGCTCGAACTGTGGACGGATGGCACTATCCAGCCGCTTGACGCCATCAGCCGCGCTGCGGCGATCTTGATCGATCACTTCCGGCTTTTCACCGACTTGAAGAAGCCGATCCCCCGCCAGATCGAGCGCGCGCGGTCGGGCGCCAACGTGCTGCCGCCCCAGCTCTATGACACCCCCATCGACGAGCTGGACCTCTCCGTCCGGACCTACAACGCCCTCAAGCGGGCGCAGATCACGAAAATCGGCCAAGTCGTCGAGATGAGCGACGACGACCTGATGGCAGTCCGCAATTTCGGGCGCAAGTCGCTCGACGAACTGCGCCAGAAGTTGGCGCAGCGTGGCTTCATCCCGCTTGGGTCGGCGAGCACCGCCAAGGCAGCAGAGAGCGCAAGCGCTGACGAAGAAGAAGAAGAGGAAATCGAGTATCTGCGCGAGGCGGACGGAACGCTCATCCTCGATGAAAAGGGGAACCCCATTCCGAAAGAAGAGGGTGCGCTATGA
- the rpsD gene encoding 30S ribosomal protein S4, with protein MARYHGPVCRLCRRAGEKLFLKGERCYTPKCAIERRNYPPGQTAAGRRRKLSERGVQLREKQKVRQTYGVLERQFRRYFAEAERRPGMTGLVLLEQLELRLDNVVYRLGLADSRRQARQLVNHGHIEVNGRKTDIPSMVLKPGMVVAVRPKSREKEYFKLQAEKLPEKQIPSWLSFDASTLTGRVLSKPSRDEMPRNLNEQAVVEYYSR; from the coding sequence TTGGCTCGGTATCATGGTCCAGTCTGCCGGCTGTGCCGGCGCGCTGGGGAGAAGCTGTTTCTCAAAGGGGAGCGCTGTTACACCCCGAAATGCGCGATCGAGCGCCGCAACTACCCGCCGGGCCAGACCGCAGCGGGCCGGCGGCGGAAGCTGTCGGAGCGCGGCGTCCAGCTGCGCGAGAAGCAGAAAGTCCGCCAGACCTACGGCGTGCTGGAACGGCAGTTTCGGCGCTACTTCGCCGAAGCAGAACGACGCCCCGGCATGACCGGTCTCGTCCTGCTCGAGCAGCTCGAGCTGCGCCTTGACAACGTCGTCTATCGGCTGGGGCTGGCCGACTCCCGGCGGCAGGCGCGCCAGTTGGTCAACCACGGCCATATCGAAGTCAACGGCCGGAAGACCGACATTCCTTCGATGGTGCTCAAGCCAGGAATGGTGGTCGCGGTCCGGCCGAAGAGCCGCGAGAAAGAGTATTTCAAACTCCAAGCCGAAAAGCTGCCCGAAAAGCAGATCCCGTCGTGGCTCTCGTTCGACGCGTCCACCCTAACCGGCCGCGTCCTCAGCAAACCCTCGCGCGACGAGATGCCGCGCAATCTCAATGAGCAAGCCGTCGTCGAATACTACTCGCGTTAG
- the rpsK gene encoding 30S ribosomal protein S11, translating into MADPRRRAQRGRRRERKSVPRGRAYIHSSFNNTIVTITDPNGNTLTWASAGSSNFKGSRKSTPFAAQVAAENAARKAMEHGVRQVDVFVRGPGSGREAAIRALQASGILVTSITDVTPIPHNGCRPPKRRRV; encoded by the coding sequence ATGGCAGATCCGCGGCGGCGCGCACAGCGAGGCCGACGGCGCGAACGCAAGTCGGTTCCGCGAGGGCGCGCCTATATCCACTCTTCTTTCAACAACACGATCGTGACGATCACCGACCCGAACGGCAACACGCTCACGTGGGCGAGCGCAGGGTCGTCCAACTTCAAGGGCTCACGCAAGAGCACCCCCTTCGCGGCGCAGGTCGCGGCCGAAAACGCGGCCCGCAAAGCGATGGAGCATGGCGTCCGCCAAGTCGACGTCTTTGTCCGTGGGCCGGGCAGCGGGCGCGAGGCAGCCATTCGCGCACTGCAGGCGAGCGGCATCCTCGTGACCAGCATTACTGACGTTACTCCGATCCCGCACAACGGTTGCCGTCCGCCAAAGCGGCGCCGCGTCTAG
- the rpsM gene encoding 30S ribosomal protein S13 — protein MARIAGVDIPRDKRVDISLRSIYGIGPTLARKACEQANVNPATRVRDLTEDEVTRLRELIEKTYVVEGDLRREVQMNIKRLIDIGCYRGLRHRKGLPVRGQRTRTNARTKRGARKTVAGKRRSTAKK, from the coding sequence ATGGCCCGAATTGCCGGTGTCGACATTCCGCGAGATAAGCGCGTCGATATCTCGCTCCGTTCTATTTACGGAATTGGGCCAACCTTGGCCCGCAAGGCATGTGAGCAGGCGAATGTCAATCCGGCCACGCGCGTGCGCGACCTTACGGAAGACGAAGTCACCCGGCTGCGCGAGCTGATTGAAAAGACCTACGTGGTGGAGGGCGACCTCCGCCGCGAGGTCCAAATGAACATCAAGCGGCTGATTGACATTGGCTGTTACCGCGGCTTGCGCCACCGCAAGGGCCTCCCGGTGCGCGGACAGCGCACGCGGACCAACGCCCGCACGAAGCGAGGAGCGCGCAAGACGGTCGCCGGCAAGCGGCGGTCGACGGCGAAGAAGTAA
- the rpmJ gene encoding 50S ribosomal protein L36, with amino-acid sequence MKVRASVKARCEKCKIIRRHGHVLVVCVNPKHKQKQG; translated from the coding sequence ATGAAAGTGCGAGCCTCAGTCAAGGCACGTTGCGAGAAATGCAAAATTATTCGCCGGCACGGTCATGTGCTGGTGGTTTGCGTCAATCCAAAGCATAAGCAGAAGCAGGGGTAG